The following proteins come from a genomic window of Aspergillus luchuensis IFO 4308 DNA, chromosome 3, nearly complete sequence:
- a CDS encoding endonuclease/exonuclease/phosphatase family protein (COG:T;~EggNog:ENOG410PN4X;~InterPro:IPR036691,IPR005135;~PFAM:PF03372) encodes MRVATELPLRILTHNIRYATSSPFKGERPWADRVQLLLNELQYNTRHAEGFICLQEVLHNQLVDILTGLNASKQNNAWDYIGVGRDDGCKAGEYSPILFQPSIWQLRHCETVWLSETPDTPSKSWDAASIRIVTIGVFTHRASRKTILAMNTHLDDQGSRSRLEAAHIILHKLQEYRTGKAFGPMISGMFLTGDFNSQEDQEAYTVLTAPESPLADAAKLVNPRERYGNHKTWTGFGHEGQDPTRIDYVLLESTADKVLSHGRQPWAVEGYAVLANRFDDGVFNSDHRAVVIDVMLYD; translated from the coding sequence ATGAGGGTTGCGACAGAGCTCCCCCTTCGCATCCTTACACACAACATCCGATATGCTACCTCTTCACCTTTCAAAGGCGAGCGCCCCTGGGCAGACAGAGTACAGCTTCTCTTGAACGAGCTGCAGTACAACACACGCCATGCGGAAGGCTTTATTTGTCTACAGGAAGTCCTACACAACCAACTGGTTGACATCCTCACTGGACTCAATGCTTCCAAGCAGAACAATGCGTGGGACTATATCGGAGTGGGACGAGATGACGGCTGCAAAGCAGGCGAATATTCGCCTATCCTCTTCCAACCTTCCATCTGGCAACTACGACACTGCGAGACTGTTTGGTTGTCTGAGACGCCCGACACTCCGTCCAAGAGCTGGGATGCCGCCTCGATCCGCATCGTGACAATCGGTGTCTTTACCCACCGTGCCAGTCGCAAGACGATCTTGGCGATGAATACCCACCTGGACGATCAAGGGTCTCGGTCCCGACTAGAAGCAGCCCATATTATCCTGCACAAGTTGCAGGAGTATCGGACTGGGAAAGCCTTTGGCCCCATGATCTCGGGGATGTTCCTGACAGGGGACTTTAATAGTCAGGAAGACCAAGAGGCGTATACCGTCTTGACGGCGCCGGAGTCACCTTTGGCAGACGCAGCGAAACTGGTAAACCCCCGCGAGCGTTACGGAAACCACAAAACCTGGACGGGGTTTGGACATGAAGGACAGGACCCGACGCGCATTGACTACGTACTGCTCGAGTCAACGGCAGACAAGGTTCTTAGCCATGGTCGTCAGCCATGGGCAGTGGAGGGCTATGCAGTATTGGCGAACCGATTCGACGATGGGGTCTTTAACTCGGACCATCGGGCGGTGGTCATCGATGTGATGTTATACGACTAG